Proteins from one Salmo salar chromosome ssa29, Ssal_v3.1, whole genome shotgun sequence genomic window:
- the LOC106590058 gene encoding cadherin-20 yields the protein MGDRLHHYLGGGRPVYTLLLPLALALLTLLSEAQGRMDKARSEEESGAGLLRRVKRGWVWNQFFVLEEYTGLEPLYIGKLHSDMDLGDGSIKYILSGDGAGTTFTIDDSTGDIHAIKRLDREVKAQYLLQAQAWNRQTDRPLEPESEFIVKIQDINDNEPKFLDGPYQACIPEMSTIGTEVIRLTATDADDPTYGNSARVVYSILQGQPYFSVEPKTGVVRVSLAGMDREVREIYSIIIQAKDMGGQLGGLAGTTVVNITLSDVNDNPPVFDQKLYQMSVLESAPVGSVVGRIRAKDRDIGINAEMRYSIIDGDGRDTFDISTDPTNLFGIITIKKPLNFESKASYTLKIEGANTHLDHRFLDKGPFSHVTIVHVSVEDIDEPPEFSSAAYYIEVSEEAEIGTVFKTVSARDPDSSNNSIRYSIEMTTDLGKYFYIDITSGALMTVLALDREELSWHNITVLAMEMSNPSMIGSVSVAVKILDVNDNPPSLTQYFEAFVCESAKAGQLIQTVTAIDPDDPLGGQHFYYSLAPEAANNPNFTLRDNQDNTAWILTRRGGWSQQDKSVYYLPILISDRELPVQTSTSTLTIRVCSCDVEGNIMSCNAEAYHLPASLSRGALIAILACIFVMLVMILLMLSLRSHRKKPYLHDEEDNVHENIVRYDDEGGGEEDTEAFDIAAMWNPHKAHLVGKQRQDMLPEIESLSRYVPLACVGWPGSVCVGGDSNVQGYVLSKLLEADLDPCAPPYDSLQTYAYEGEGSVAESLSSLQSGCSNTDHEYDYLNDWGPRFKKLAEMYGVLETNNPPMW from the exons CTCCACTCAGACATGGACCTAGGGGATGGCTCAATCAAGTACATACTATCAGGAGACGGTGCTGGCACCACCTTCACCATTGATGACAGTACAGGAGACATCCATGCCATCAAGAGGCTGGACCGCGAGGTCAAGGCCCAGTACCTGCTGCAAGCCCAGgcctggaacagacagacagaccgaccccTAGAGCCCGAATCTGAGTTTATCGTTAAGATCCAGGACATCAATGATAATGAACCTAAGTTCCTGGATGGGCCCTACCAAGCCTGCATACCTGAGATGTCAACCATCG gcaCTGAGGTGATTCGGCTGACCGCGACAGACGCTGATGACCCTACATATGGTAACAGTGCCAGAGTGGTCTACAGCATTCTGCAAGGACAGCCATACTTCTCTGTGGAGCCCAAGACTG GCGTGGTGCGTGTGTCTCTGGCGGGCATGGACCGAGAGGTCAGAGAGATCTACTCCATCATCATCCAGGCCAAGGACATGGGAGGCCAGCTAGGAGGTCTGGCTGGAACCACTGTCGTCAACATCACCCTCAGCGACGTCAACGATAACCCACCCGTGTTTGATCAGA AGCTGTATCAGATGAGTGTTCTGGAGTCGGCTCCCGTGGGGTCTGTTGTGGGTCGTATCCGGGCGAAGGATCGTGACATTGGCATCAACGCGGAGATGAGGTACAGCATCATCGACGGAGACGGGAGAGACACCTTCGACATCAGCACAGACCCCACCAATCTGTTTGGCATCATCACCATCAAAAAG CCTCTGAACTTTGAGAGCAAAGCAAGCTACACTCTGAAGATAGAAGGAGCCAACACACACCTGGACCACCGTTTTCTGGACAAGGGCCCGTTCAGCCATGTTACCATTGTTCACGTCAGCGTAGAGGATATAGACGAGCCCCCAGAGTTTAGCTCTGCTGCGTACTACATAGAGGTCTCTGAAGAAGCAGAGATCGGCACAGTGTTCAAGACAGTCTCTGCCAGAGACCCTGATTCTTCCAATAACTCCATCAG GTATTCCATAGAGATGACCACTGACCTGGGGAAATATTTCTACATTGACATCACTTCCGGGGCGTTGATGACGGTGCTGGCGCTAGACAGAGAAGAGTTATCCTGGCATAACATCACCGTCCTGGCAATGGAGATGa GTAATCCCAGTATGATCGGGAGTGTGTCTGTAGCTGTGAAGATTCTGGACGTGAATGATAACCCTCCATCGCTGACACAGTACTTTGAAGCGTTCGTCTGTGAGAGCGCCAAGGCTGGACAG CTGATTCAGACAGTGACGGCAATAGACCCAGATGATCCTCTGGGAGGTCAGCACTTCTACTACAGCCTGGCACCAGAGGCTGCTAACAACCCCAACTTCACCCTCAGAGACAACCAAG ACAACACAGCATGGATCCTGACGCGGCGTGGGGGCTGGTCTCAGCAGGACAAGTCAGTCTACTACCTTCCTATCTTGATCTCAGACAGAGAGCTGCCGGTCCAGACCAGCACCAGCACCCTGACCATCCGTGTGTGTAGCTGCGATGTGGAGGGCAACATTATGTCCTGTAATGCTGAGGCCTACCACCTACCGGCTAGTCTGAGCAGAGGGGCACTCATCGCCATACTGGCATGTATCTTTGTGATGCTCG TGATGATCCTGCTCATGTTGTCCCTCCGGAGCCACCGTAAGAAGCCCTACCTGCACGATGAGGAAGACAACGTCCACGAGAACATTGTCCGCTATGATGACGAGGGGGGCGGAGAGGAGGACACCGAGGCCTTCGACATCGCTGCCATGTGGAACCCTCATAAGGCCCACCTAGTGGGGAAGCAACGTCAGGACATGCTGCCCGAAATCGAGAGCCTTTCACGCTATGTTCCCCTTGCATGTGTGGGCTGGCCAGGGAGCGTTTGTGTTGGTGGAGACAGCAACGTGCAGGGGTATGTGCTATCCAAGCTCCTGGAGGCGGATTTGGACCCCTGCGCCCCACCTTACGACTCCCTACAGACCTACGCCTACGAGGGTGAGGGTTCGGTGGCTGAGTCCCTGAGCTCGCTGCAGTCTGGGTGCTCCAATACTGATCACGAGTATGATTATCTCAATGACTGGGGGCCCAGGTTTAAGAAACTGGCAGAGATGTACGGGGTTCTGGAGACAAACAACCCTCCCATGTGGTAG